One part of the Methylobacterium mesophilicum SR1.6/6 genome encodes these proteins:
- the odhB gene encoding 2-oxoglutarate dehydrogenase complex dihydrolipoyllysine-residue succinyltransferase — protein sequence MATDILVPTLGESVSEATIGRWFKKPGDTVAADEPIVELETDKVTLEVNAPAAGELGEILVKDGETVEPGALLGSIVEAGAGAAPAKKAAPKAAESKTETRSEAPKAASSDKAEAPAQESSAGYGNHGDAAAPAAQQRPAGDNGPAVAKLARESGVDPSGVNGSGKDGRVTKGDMLGAIAKGPAPSAAPAKEARPTLPRAPSAPDDAAREERVRMTKLRQTIARRLKDAQDTAAMLTTFNDVDMSAVMAMRSQYKDIFEKKHGTKLGFMGFFTKAVIGALKDVPAVNAEIDGQDLVYKNYYHIGIAVGTDKGLVVPVVRDADDLSIAGIEKKIAGFGKKARDGKLSIEEMQGGTFTITNGGIYGSLMSTPILNAPQSGILGMHRIEERPVVRAGKIEARPMMYLALSYDHRIVDGKEAVTFLVRVKEALEDPARLVLDL from the coding sequence ATGGCAACCGACATCCTCGTCCCGACGCTCGGCGAATCCGTGAGCGAGGCCACCATCGGCCGCTGGTTCAAGAAGCCGGGCGACACGGTCGCGGCCGACGAGCCGATCGTCGAACTCGAGACCGACAAGGTGACCCTGGAGGTCAACGCTCCGGCGGCGGGTGAGCTCGGCGAGATTCTCGTCAAGGACGGCGAGACCGTGGAGCCCGGCGCGCTCCTCGGCTCGATCGTCGAGGCCGGGGCGGGCGCAGCGCCGGCCAAGAAGGCAGCTCCGAAGGCGGCCGAGTCCAAGACCGAGACCCGCAGCGAGGCCCCGAAGGCCGCTTCCTCCGACAAGGCCGAGGCGCCGGCCCAGGAATCCTCGGCCGGCTACGGAAACCACGGCGACGCGGCCGCCCCAGCAGCGCAGCAGCGCCCGGCGGGCGACAACGGCCCGGCGGTGGCCAAGCTAGCCCGCGAATCCGGCGTCGATCCGTCGGGCGTGAACGGATCGGGCAAGGACGGCCGCGTCACCAAGGGCGACATGCTCGGCGCCATCGCCAAGGGCCCGGCCCCGTCTGCGGCACCCGCCAAGGAGGCCCGTCCGACCCTGCCGCGTGCCCCCTCGGCGCCGGACGATGCCGCGCGCGAGGAGCGCGTGCGCATGACGAAGCTCCGCCAGACCATCGCGCGCCGCCTCAAAGACGCGCAGGACACGGCTGCGATGCTGACGACGTTCAACGACGTCGACATGTCGGCCGTGATGGCGATGCGCAGCCAGTACAAGGACATCTTCGAGAAGAAGCACGGCACGAAGCTCGGCTTCATGGGCTTCTTCACTAAGGCGGTGATCGGCGCCCTCAAGGACGTGCCGGCGGTGAACGCCGAGATCGACGGGCAGGACCTCGTCTACAAGAACTACTACCATATCGGCATCGCGGTCGGCACCGATAAGGGCCTCGTCGTCCCGGTGGTGCGCGACGCCGACGACCTGTCGATCGCCGGCATCGAGAAGAAGATCGCCGGCTTCGGCAAGAAGGCACGCGACGGCAAGCTCTCCATCGAGGAGATGCAGGGCGGCACCTTCACGATCACCAACGGCGGCATCTACGGCTCGCTGATGTCGACGCCGATCCTCAACGCGCCGCAATCGGGCATCCTCGGCATGCACCGCATCGAGGAGCGCCCGGTGGTCCGCGCCGGCAAGATCGAGGCGCGGCCGATGATGTACCTCGCCCTGTCGTACGACCATCGCATCGTCGACGGTAAGGAGGCCGTGACCTTCCTCGTGCGGGTCAAGGAGGCGCTGGAGGATCCGGCTCGCCTCGTGCTGGACCTCTGA
- a CDS encoding SDR family oxidoreductase, protein MSGAENRVAIVTGGSRGIGRAVALLLAERGYAVCLSYVSDAAAAQGIVDTITARGGKALAVKGDVGSEADVIALFQAADGLGRLTALVNNAGVVDVKSDVADMSLTRLQRMMTTNVVGSFLCAREAVRRMSTKRGGTGGAIVNLSSVAARLGGPGQFVDYAASKGAIDSLTIGLAREVAAEGIRVNAVAPGIIATEIHASGGEPDRVERLGPGVPIGRAGTAEEVAAPIVWLLSEEASYTTGAILDVGGGR, encoded by the coding sequence ATGTCGGGCGCTGAGAACAGGGTCGCCATCGTCACCGGCGGCAGCCGCGGCATCGGCCGGGCCGTGGCGCTGCTCCTGGCCGAGCGCGGCTATGCGGTCTGCCTGAGCTACGTGTCGGACGCCGCCGCGGCGCAAGGCATAGTCGACACGATCACCGCCAGGGGCGGCAAGGCGCTGGCCGTGAAGGGCGATGTCGGCAGCGAGGCCGACGTGATTGCCCTGTTCCAGGCCGCCGACGGGCTCGGTCGGCTCACGGCGCTGGTCAACAATGCCGGCGTGGTCGACGTGAAGTCCGACGTCGCCGACATGAGCCTCACCCGCCTGCAGCGGATGATGACCACCAACGTGGTCGGCAGCTTCCTCTGCGCCCGCGAGGCGGTGCGGCGGATGTCCACGAAGCGCGGCGGGACCGGGGGCGCGATCGTGAACCTGTCCTCGGTGGCGGCGCGGCTGGGCGGTCCCGGCCAGTTCGTGGACTACGCCGCCTCGAAGGGCGCGATCGATTCACTGACGATCGGCCTCGCCCGCGAGGTGGCCGCCGAAGGCATCCGCGTCAACGCGGTGGCGCCCGGCATCATCGCCACTGAGATTCACGCCAGCGGCGGTGAGCCTGACCGCGTGGAGCGCCTTGGACCTGGCGTCCCGATCGGCCGGGCGGGCACCGCCGAGGAGGTCGCCGCGCCGATCGTGTGGCTCCTCTCGGAGGAGGCTTCCTACACCACGGGCGCCATCCTCGACGTCGGCGGCGGCCGCTGA
- a CDS encoding response regulator — MGLEDRRRSARVVIADCDAGRRDSLRTVVQRFDPQAVIDEATSGQALCDILLQHRPTLAFVGLQLEDLSGPEAVAVARRAGAEPPCLVLVATRVMPHWQEIATSLGAYEVLKTPLDPSHIEQLLHADVRRRAPTRALLACSTPAGRSAISRVVARSGFAIELDETDDGRHALKQLKLASYDFAFIDVKLNGIDGLELACQIQPLGLATRITLLTTAELESVAQAGRYFGVDAVLRMPFYARDIDLALHNALGLRRPYLLNALTAPPAPSALLRIADLPNARRKIA; from the coding sequence ATGGGGCTCGAAGACAGGAGGAGGTCGGCGCGTGTCGTGATCGCGGATTGCGATGCGGGTCGTCGCGACTCTCTGCGAACGGTGGTGCAGCGCTTCGATCCGCAGGCCGTGATCGACGAGGCAACCTCCGGCCAAGCCCTGTGCGACATCCTGCTCCAGCACCGCCCCACCCTCGCCTTCGTCGGACTGCAGCTCGAAGATCTCAGCGGACCCGAGGCCGTGGCGGTCGCCCGCCGGGCCGGGGCCGAGCCGCCCTGCCTGGTCTTGGTGGCGACCCGCGTCATGCCGCACTGGCAGGAGATCGCCACCAGTCTCGGGGCCTACGAGGTCCTGAAGACGCCCCTCGACCCGAGCCATATCGAGCAGCTCCTGCACGCCGATGTCCGGCGCCGGGCGCCGACACGGGCGCTCCTCGCCTGCTCGACCCCGGCCGGCCGCTCGGCGATCAGCCGCGTGGTGGCCCGGAGCGGCTTCGCGATCGAACTCGACGAGACCGATGATGGGCGCCACGCCCTGAAGCAGCTGAAGCTCGCGTCCTACGACTTCGCCTTCATCGACGTGAAGCTCAACGGAATCGATGGGCTTGAACTTGCCTGCCAGATCCAGCCCCTCGGGCTCGCCACGCGGATCACCCTGCTGACCACGGCCGAGCTGGAGTCGGTCGCCCAGGCGGGCCGCTACTTCGGCGTCGACGCGGTGCTGCGAATGCCGTTCTACGCCCGCGACATCGACCTCGCCCTGCACAACGCGTTGGGTCTCCGCCGGCCGTATCTGCTGAATGCGCTGACCGCGCCGCCCGCGCCGAGCGCCTTGCTGCGGATCGCCGACCTGCCGAACGCCCGGCGCAAGATCGCCTGA
- the lpdA gene encoding dihydrolipoyl dehydrogenase, whose translation MSYDLVVIGTGPGGYVCAIRAAQLGLRTAVVEKRATHGGTCLNVGCIPSKALLHASEAFEEANKHFADLGIDVGTPKLDLKKMMAFKAEGVAGNTKGVEFLLKKNKVDTFHGTGRIAGAGRVEVIAEDGGNQMLETKSIVIATGSDVARLPGVTIDEKIVVSSTGALDLDRVPKKLLVIGAGVIGLELGSVWRRLGSEVTVVEYLDRVLPGMDGEVGKQFQRILTKQGIAFKLSTKVTGVEVGKKGASVTVEPAGGGAAESLQADVVLVCIGRVPFTEGLGLDTVGVQRDDKGRIQTDSHYATNVTGIYAIGDVIAGPMLAHKAEDEGVAVAEMLAGQSGHVNYGVIPNVVYTFPEVASVGKTEEELTKDGIAYNAGKFPFTANGRAKANGTTDGFVKVLADAQTDRVLGVHIVGADAGNLIAEVAVAMEFGASSEDIARTCHAHPTLTEAVKEAALAVNKRAIHV comes from the coding sequence ATGTCCTACGATCTCGTCGTCATCGGCACCGGCCCCGGCGGCTACGTCTGCGCGATCCGCGCGGCGCAGCTCGGCCTGCGGACCGCGGTCGTCGAGAAGCGCGCGACGCACGGGGGCACATGCCTCAACGTCGGCTGCATCCCGTCGAAGGCGCTGCTCCACGCCTCCGAGGCATTCGAGGAGGCCAACAAGCACTTCGCTGATCTCGGCATCGATGTCGGCACGCCGAAGCTCGACCTGAAGAAGATGATGGCGTTCAAGGCCGAGGGCGTCGCCGGCAACACCAAGGGCGTCGAGTTCCTGCTGAAGAAGAACAAGGTCGACACCTTCCACGGCACCGGCCGGATCGCCGGGGCGGGCCGCGTCGAGGTCATCGCCGAGGATGGCGGCAACCAGATGCTGGAGACCAAGAGCATCGTCATCGCCACCGGCTCCGACGTGGCACGCCTGCCCGGCGTCACCATCGATGAGAAGATCGTGGTCTCCTCGACCGGCGCCCTCGACCTCGATCGGGTGCCGAAGAAGCTCCTCGTCATCGGCGCCGGGGTGATCGGTCTCGAACTGGGCTCGGTCTGGCGTCGGCTCGGCTCCGAGGTCACGGTGGTCGAGTACCTGGATCGCGTGCTGCCCGGCATGGATGGCGAGGTCGGCAAGCAGTTCCAGCGGATCCTGACCAAGCAGGGCATCGCCTTCAAGCTGTCCACCAAGGTGACGGGCGTCGAGGTCGGCAAGAAGGGTGCGAGCGTCACCGTCGAGCCGGCCGGGGGCGGTGCGGCGGAATCGCTGCAGGCGGACGTGGTCCTCGTCTGCATCGGCCGGGTGCCCTTCACGGAAGGGCTCGGCCTCGACACGGTCGGCGTTCAGCGGGACGACAAGGGGCGCATCCAGACGGATTCGCACTACGCCACCAACGTCACCGGCATCTACGCCATCGGCGACGTGATCGCCGGCCCGATGCTCGCCCACAAGGCCGAGGACGAGGGTGTGGCGGTGGCCGAGATGCTGGCCGGCCAGTCCGGCCACGTGAATTACGGCGTGATCCCCAACGTGGTCTACACGTTCCCGGAGGTCGCCTCGGTGGGCAAGACCGAGGAGGAGCTGACGAAGGACGGCATCGCCTACAACGCCGGCAAGTTCCCCTTCACGGCCAACGGCCGGGCCAAGGCGAACGGCACCACGGACGGCTTCGTGAAGGTGCTGGCGGACGCCCAGACCGACCGGGTGCTCGGCGTGCACATCGTGGGCGCGGATGCCGGCAACCTGATCGCCGAGGTGGCGGTCGCGATGGAGTTCGGCGCCTCGTCGGAGGACATCGCCCGGACCTGTCACGCGCACCCGACGCTCACGGAAGCCGTCAAGGAAGCCGCGCTGGCCGTGAACAAGCGCGCCATCCACGTCTGA
- a CDS encoding 2-oxoglutarate dehydrogenase E1 component: MARQDVNEALLETSFLYGANAAYIEDLQAAYARNPSSVDPEWQTFFKGLGEDETLVEKNAAGASWERPNWPVPLNGELVSALDGNWGALEKAIGDKIVAREAKEAKPGKPQDSVTATTGVSVEQATKDSVRAIMLIRSYRMRGHLHAKLDPLGLAPRGDHEELHPQHYGFQESDWDRPIFLDNVLGLQFGTIREIVDILERTYCQTLGVEFMHISDPAEKAWIQERIEGKDKEISFTPEGRRAILNKLIEAEGFEKFLDLKYTGTKRFGLDGGESMIPALEQIIKRGGALGVREIVLGMAHRGRLNVLTNVMAKPFRAVFHEFKGGSASPAEVEGSGDVKYHLGASSDRAFDGNNVHLSLTANPSHLEIVDPVVLGKVRAKQDQWAKPNIERRTVLPLLIHGDAAFAGQGVVAECFGLSGLKGHRTGGSIHFIINNQIGFTTDPRFSRSSPYPSDVAKMVEAPIFHCNGDDPEAVTFAAKVAVEYRQKFGKPVVIDMLCYRRFGHNEGDEPAFTQPKMYQRIRKHPSVLETYGRKLVENGSVTQEALDARKAEFRGMLDSELDVANNYKANKADWLDGRWSGVKAVHEDVDDPRRGRTAVSAETLQEIGRRITQVPPGFHLHRTIQRFMDNRAKAVETGAGIDWATAEALAFGATLLDGNRVRLSGQDVERGTFSQRHALVIDQENEQRYTPLNSIREGQASIEIINSMLSEEAVLGFEYGYSLAEPNALVLWEAQFGDFANGAQVVIDQFIASGERKWLRMSGLVLLLPHGYEGQGPEHSSARLERYLQACAEDNMQVANVTTPANYFHILRRQLKRDFRKPLVLMTPKSLLRHKRAVSNLDALAEGSTFHRVLWDDAEEEGAQNKLVRDDKIRRVVLCSGKVYYDLLEEREKRGLNDIYLMRVEQLYPFPLKALANEMARFRNADVIWCQEEPKNMGSWSFVEPYLEWVLGQAGSAVKRARYVGRPASASTAVGQMSKHQAQLQAFLNEALAV; encoded by the coding sequence TCGGCGACAAGATCGTCGCGCGCGAGGCCAAGGAGGCCAAGCCCGGAAAGCCGCAGGACAGCGTCACGGCCACCACCGGCGTCTCGGTGGAACAGGCGACGAAGGATTCGGTGCGGGCGATCATGCTGATCCGCTCCTACCGCATGCGCGGCCACCTGCACGCCAAGCTCGACCCGCTGGGCCTCGCCCCGCGTGGCGACCACGAGGAGTTGCACCCGCAGCATTACGGCTTCCAGGAAAGCGACTGGGACCGCCCGATCTTCCTCGACAACGTGCTCGGCCTCCAGTTCGGCACGATCCGCGAGATCGTCGACATCCTAGAGCGGACCTACTGCCAGACGCTCGGCGTCGAGTTCATGCACATCTCCGACCCCGCCGAGAAGGCGTGGATCCAAGAGCGCATCGAGGGCAAGGACAAGGAGATTTCCTTCACCCCCGAGGGCCGCCGGGCGATCCTCAACAAGCTGATCGAGGCCGAGGGCTTCGAGAAATTCCTGGACCTCAAGTACACCGGCACCAAGCGCTTCGGTCTCGACGGCGGCGAGTCGATGATCCCGGCGCTGGAGCAGATCATCAAGCGCGGCGGCGCGCTCGGCGTCCGCGAGATCGTGCTCGGCATGGCCCATCGCGGCCGGCTCAACGTGCTCACCAACGTGATGGCCAAGCCCTTCCGGGCGGTGTTCCACGAGTTCAAGGGCGGCTCGGCCTCCCCGGCCGAGGTCGAGGGCTCGGGCGACGTGAAGTACCATCTGGGCGCGTCCTCGGATCGCGCCTTCGACGGCAACAACGTCCACCTGTCGCTCACCGCCAACCCGTCGCACCTCGAGATCGTCGATCCGGTGGTGCTCGGGAAGGTCCGCGCCAAGCAGGACCAGTGGGCCAAGCCCAACATCGAGCGCCGCACGGTGCTGCCGCTCCTGATCCACGGCGACGCCGCCTTCGCGGGCCAGGGCGTGGTGGCGGAGTGCTTCGGCCTGTCGGGCCTGAAGGGTCACCGCACCGGCGGCTCCATCCACTTCATCATCAACAACCAGATCGGCTTCACCACCGATCCGCGCTTCTCGCGCTCCTCGCCCTACCCGTCCGACGTCGCCAAGATGGTCGAGGCGCCGATCTTCCACTGCAACGGCGACGATCCCGAGGCCGTCACCTTCGCCGCGAAGGTCGCGGTCGAGTACCGGCAGAAGTTCGGCAAGCCGGTCGTGATCGACATGCTGTGCTACCGCCGCTTCGGCCACAACGAGGGCGACGAGCCGGCCTTCACCCAGCCGAAGATGTACCAGCGGATCCGCAAGCACCCGTCGGTGCTGGAGACTTACGGCCGCAAGCTCGTCGAGAACGGCTCCGTGACCCAGGAGGCGCTCGACGCCCGAAAGGCCGAGTTCCGCGGGATGCTCGACAGCGAGCTCGACGTCGCCAACAATTACAAGGCGAACAAGGCCGACTGGCTCGACGGGCGCTGGTCCGGCGTGAAGGCCGTGCACGAGGACGTGGACGATCCGCGCCGCGGCCGTACCGCCGTCTCGGCGGAGACCCTCCAGGAGATCGGCCGCAGGATCACGCAGGTGCCCCCGGGCTTCCACCTGCACCGGACGATCCAGCGCTTCATGGACAACCGCGCCAAGGCGGTGGAAACCGGGGCGGGCATCGACTGGGCGACCGCCGAGGCGCTGGCCTTCGGGGCGACCCTCCTCGACGGCAACCGGGTCCGGCTCTCGGGCCAGGACGTCGAGCGCGGCACCTTCTCGCAGCGCCACGCCCTGGTGATCGATCAGGAGAACGAGCAGCGCTACACGCCGCTCAACTCCATCCGCGAGGGGCAGGCGTCCATCGAGATCATCAACTCGATGCTCTCCGAGGAGGCGGTGCTCGGCTTCGAGTACGGCTACTCGCTGGCCGAGCCGAACGCCCTGGTCCTGTGGGAGGCGCAGTTCGGCGACTTCGCCAACGGCGCCCAGGTGGTGATCGACCAGTTCATCGCGTCCGGCGAGCGCAAGTGGCTGCGCATGTCCGGCCTCGTGCTGCTGCTGCCGCACGGCTACGAGGGGCAGGGGCCCGAACACTCCTCCGCCCGCCTGGAGCGCTACCTCCAGGCCTGCGCCGAGGACAACATGCAGGTCGCCAACGTCACGACGCCGGCGAACTACTTCCACATCCTGCGCCGCCAGCTGAAGCGGGACTTCCGCAAGCCGCTGGTGCTGATGACGCCGAAGTCGCTGCTGCGCCACAAGCGCGCCGTCTCGAACCTCGACGCGCTCGCCGAGGGCTCGACCTTCCATCGCGTGCTCTGGGACGACGCCGAGGAGGAGGGCGCGCAGAACAAGCTGGTGCGCGACGACAAGATCCGCCGCGTCGTGCTGTGCTCCGGCAAGGTCTACTACGACCTGCTGGAGGAGCGGGAGAAGCGCGGCCTCAACGACATCTACCTGATGCGCGTCGAGCAGCTCTACCCGTTCCCGCTGAAGGCGCTGGCCAACGAGATGGCGCGCTTCCGCAACGCCGACGTGATCTGGTGCCAGGAGGAACCCAAGAACATGGGCTCCTGGTCCTTCGTCGAGCCCTACCTCGAATGGGTGCTCGGCCAGGCCGGCTCCGCGGTGAAGCGCGCCCGCTACGTCGGCCGTCCGGCCTCCGCCTCCACGGCGGTCGGCCAGATGTCGAAGCACCAGGCGCAGCTCCAGGCCTTCCTCAACGAGGCCCTGGCGGTCTGA